One Myxococcota bacterium DNA segment encodes these proteins:
- a CDS encoding succinylglutamate desuccinylase/aspartoacylase family protein has product MQFPWPHYRDQQRTARAPERLRRSLLATALCASLLLALAQGSAQTQTQSAADPEEVAAAPVAENVDLSEPVVEPAAPEEPEVAPPEPEPVVPEPPQPAEPQTAAVDPEASQPLLLLGEKVQSGTAARLSWSLDQRFDGITVPTPVLVVNGADDGLVLCLTAAVHGDELNGIEIVRRVMYDLDPSKLKGTVIGVPIVNLQGFRRSSRYLPDRRDLNRFFPGTESGSSASRIAYSFFNEVIANCDALVDIHTGSFQRTNLPQLRADMSVPTVAALTEGFGATAVLHSQGAIGTLRRAAVEAGIPAVTLETGEPVTLQEKEIDHATKGIQTLLNKLGMYTRVRIWGEPEPVYYQSTWVRADRGGLLFGDVILGQRVKKGQVLGSVTDPITNVRSDLTAPSDGRVLGMALNQVVMPGFAAFRIGIQTTESGVLAPGGEPGPEDDLGETSGAAAPAAPDPDLDVEDENS; this is encoded by the coding sequence ATGCAATTCCCCTGGCCCCACTACCGAGACCAGCAGCGGACCGCGCGCGCGCCCGAGCGCCTGCGCCGGAGCCTTCTGGCCACCGCGCTGTGCGCGAGCCTGCTGCTCGCCCTCGCTCAGGGCTCGGCCCAGACCCAGACCCAGAGCGCGGCCGACCCGGAAGAGGTCGCGGCTGCGCCGGTCGCCGAGAACGTCGATCTGAGCGAGCCCGTGGTGGAGCCGGCCGCGCCCGAAGAGCCCGAAGTGGCACCGCCCGAGCCCGAGCCCGTCGTTCCCGAGCCGCCGCAGCCCGCCGAGCCCCAGACCGCAGCGGTCGACCCCGAGGCCTCCCAGCCCCTGCTGCTGCTGGGGGAGAAGGTCCAGTCCGGGACCGCGGCACGTCTCTCCTGGTCACTCGACCAGCGCTTCGACGGCATCACCGTGCCGACGCCGGTGCTCGTGGTGAACGGCGCGGACGACGGCCTCGTGCTGTGTCTGACGGCCGCCGTCCACGGCGACGAGCTGAACGGAATCGAGATCGTGCGTCGCGTCATGTACGACCTCGATCCGTCGAAGCTGAAGGGAACCGTGATCGGTGTGCCGATCGTGAATCTCCAGGGCTTCCGGCGCAGCTCGCGCTACCTCCCGGACCGACGCGACCTGAACCGCTTCTTCCCCGGCACCGAGTCGGGCAGCTCCGCGTCGCGCATCGCCTATTCGTTCTTCAACGAGGTGATCGCCAACTGTGACGCGCTGGTGGACATCCACACGGGTTCGTTCCAGCGAACGAACCTGCCCCAGCTGCGCGCCGACATGAGCGTACCGACCGTGGCTGCTCTCACCGAGGGGTTCGGCGCCACGGCCGTGCTGCATAGTCAGGGCGCGATCGGCACGCTGCGTCGCGCAGCCGTCGAGGCCGGCATTCCCGCGGTGACCCTCGAAACCGGCGAGCCGGTGACGCTCCAAGAAAAAGAGATCGATCACGCGACCAAGGGCATCCAGACCCTGCTCAACAAGCTCGGCATGTACACCCGGGTGCGGATCTGGGGCGAACCCGAACCGGTCTACTACCAGTCGACCTGGGTGCGCGCCGATCGCGGCGGCCTGCTCTTCGGTGACGTGATCCTCGGCCAGCGCGTGAAGAAGGGTCAGGTGCTCGGAAGCGTGACCGACCCGATCACGAACGTGCGCTCCGATCTGACCGCGCCTTCGGATGGACGCGTGCTCGGCATGGCCCTCAATCAGGTCGTGATGCCGGGCTTCGCAGCCTTCCGCATCGGCATCCAGACCACCGAGTCGGGTGTTCTCGCGCCGGGCGGCGAGCCGGGGCCGGAAGACGACCTGGGCGAGACGTCGGGCGCGGCCGCGCCGGCGGCGCCCGACCCGGATCTCGACGTCGAGGACGAGAACTCCTAA
- a CDS encoding bile acid:sodium symporter, whose product MSSVNELAQWVGPVVLFLLMTAVGLELVPDDFRRLRKSPGAVVGGTAAQLIGLPLLTWGVVVLLDLPPIFGAGAVLVAVAPGAGISNVFVAAAGANTALSVTLTAFASALAAFSLPTFASLGLEVFMGESVDVDVPVLQLIAQLFFTLLVPLGLGMFLRARWPEFVARRGRLLQASALIVIVGLTALGVAYGESDGLDFDDAQAGVLGAAVWTLAAMALGWTVAWLLGLESRDRFTFLIEFSTRNIGVAGIVALAGLARVDLALFMGAYVVTGYPIAAGAVLLRRIWWANT is encoded by the coding sequence ATGTCATCGGTGAACGAGCTGGCCCAGTGGGTCGGCCCGGTGGTGCTCTTCCTGCTGATGACCGCCGTCGGTCTCGAGCTCGTGCCCGACGACTTCCGGCGTCTTCGCAAGAGTCCGGGTGCGGTGGTGGGTGGGACGGCGGCTCAGCTGATCGGCCTCCCGCTCCTGACCTGGGGAGTCGTCGTGCTCCTGGACCTCCCGCCGATCTTTGGCGCCGGGGCGGTGCTCGTGGCCGTCGCGCCGGGCGCGGGGATCTCGAACGTCTTCGTGGCGGCGGCCGGCGCGAACACGGCCCTGTCCGTGACGCTCACCGCCTTCGCGTCGGCGTTGGCCGCGTTCTCCCTGCCGACCTTCGCGTCCCTCGGGCTCGAAGTCTTCATGGGCGAGAGCGTGGACGTCGACGTCCCGGTGTTGCAGCTGATCGCCCAGCTCTTCTTCACGCTGCTGGTGCCGCTCGGTCTCGGCATGTTCTTGCGCGCGCGCTGGCCCGAGTTCGTGGCGCGGCGGGGGCGCCTGCTGCAAGCGAGCGCGCTCATCGTGATCGTCGGGCTGACGGCGCTGGGCGTGGCCTATGGCGAGTCCGACGGACTCGATTTCGACGATGCACAGGCGGGCGTGCTCGGAGCGGCGGTCTGGACCCTCGCCGCAATGGCCCTCGGTTGGACGGTCGCGTGGTTGCTGGGCCTCGAGTCGCGCGATCGCTTCACGTTCCTGATCGAGTTCTCGACCCGCAACATCGGCGTCGCCGGGATCGTGGCGCTCGCCGGTCTGGCCCGCGTCGACCTGGCGCTCTTCATGGGCGCGTACGTCGTCACCGGGTATCCGATCGCCGCCGGCGCCGTGCTGCTGCGCCGGATCTGGTGGGCGAATACCTGA
- a CDS encoding GspE/PulE family protein, translating to MASRAKPEAAEADGLAALLVERGAVTPEQIAYADRVRSKLPGRKPIAHVLSELEILGERELQATLKTAPVELSLQQLAIGLGLLDADTWAQAEDLANEATDPKRSLVDVLLDEGFVGEDALVGLQSLRMGCGVYDAERMPPDRTLVAAVPHAWCRRHRLLPIRRDEASVTIAFADYEDRVSRDAARRLFPSLRVDPLLARPSQVEELWERLAGTAVRDDLPGSHESAIVREVDAMILAAIERDASDIHVEPQEGRLRIRFREDGVLVPYRDLPSALTAPFTTRLKVLCSTDIAERRRHQGGRLTYEAGGRELDLRVSFYVTVHGEKAVLRILNRSRSLQPLDEIGMPPRTLQRFKEDALERPSGVILVTGPTGSGKTSTLYSSVHHINHDGLAITTAEDPVEYLIEGISQCSLNPEIDLTYDETLRHMVRQDPDVIVIGEIRDQNSAGAAIQAALTGHKVITTFHTEDTIGGLVRLLNMEIEAFLISSTVVSVLAQRLVRKICSKCSEPYTLTAADHRRLGLQPDQLEGAEMRIGRGCGACRGSGYRGRIAIFELLVLGEEVRDAILDHKTSYEIRRISREQSGLVSLFEDGLVKAAQGLTTVSELYRMLPRLDVPRPLPELWRMVGK from the coding sequence ATGGCATCCCGTGCGAAACCCGAGGCGGCGGAAGCCGACGGGCTCGCGGCGCTCCTCGTGGAGCGCGGCGCGGTCACGCCGGAACAGATCGCCTACGCCGATCGCGTTCGGTCGAAGCTTCCGGGGCGGAAGCCCATCGCGCACGTCCTCTCGGAACTCGAGATCCTGGGAGAGCGCGAGCTCCAGGCGACCCTCAAGACCGCACCCGTCGAGCTGAGTCTGCAGCAACTGGCGATCGGGCTCGGTCTCCTCGATGCCGATACCTGGGCCCAGGCGGAAGATCTCGCGAACGAAGCGACCGACCCGAAGCGATCCCTCGTCGACGTCCTGTTGGACGAGGGGTTCGTCGGGGAGGACGCCTTGGTTGGGTTGCAGTCGTTGCGCATGGGCTGCGGTGTCTACGACGCCGAACGGATGCCTCCCGACCGCACCCTGGTCGCCGCGGTGCCCCACGCATGGTGCCGGCGCCATCGGTTGCTGCCGATCCGGCGCGACGAAGCGAGCGTGACCATCGCGTTCGCCGACTACGAAGACCGGGTGAGTCGTGACGCCGCGCGGCGGCTCTTTCCCAGCCTGCGCGTCGATCCGCTTCTCGCGCGTCCCAGTCAGGTCGAGGAGCTCTGGGAGCGTCTCGCGGGAACCGCAGTGCGTGACGACCTCCCGGGCTCCCACGAGTCCGCCATCGTTCGCGAAGTCGACGCCATGATCCTCGCCGCGATCGAACGCGATGCGAGTGACATTCACGTCGAACCGCAGGAGGGACGCCTCCGCATCCGTTTCCGCGAGGACGGCGTCCTCGTCCCCTATCGCGATCTACCGTCTGCGTTGACGGCCCCGTTCACGACACGACTCAAGGTGCTGTGCAGTACGGACATCGCCGAGCGCCGCCGTCACCAGGGGGGGCGCCTGACCTACGAGGCAGGCGGGCGCGAGCTCGATCTGCGCGTCTCCTTCTACGTGACGGTGCACGGGGAGAAGGCGGTCCTGCGGATCTTGAATCGCTCCCGCTCGCTCCAGCCCCTGGACGAGATCGGGATGCCGCCCCGCACCCTCCAACGCTTCAAAGAGGACGCGCTCGAGCGTCCGAGTGGTGTGATCCTCGTGACCGGCCCGACGGGTTCCGGCAAGACGAGCACCCTCTACAGCTCGGTGCACCACATCAACCACGACGGTCTGGCCATCACGACCGCCGAAGACCCCGTCGAGTATCTGATCGAGGGGATCTCTCAGTGCTCGCTCAATCCCGAGATCGATCTCACGTACGACGAGACCCTGCGACACATGGTGCGGCAGGACCCGGACGTGATCGTGATCGGCGAGATTCGCGACCAGAACTCGGCCGGCGCTGCGATCCAGGCGGCGCTCACCGGCCACAAGGTCATCACGACCTTCCACACCGAAGACACGATTGGTGGGTTGGTGCGCCTCCTCAACATGGAGATCGAGGCGTTCTTGATCTCATCGACCGTCGTGAGCGTGCTGGCCCAGCGGTTGGTCCGAAAGATCTGCAGCAAGTGTTCCGAGCCCTATACGCTGACGGCGGCCGACCATCGCCGGCTCGGTCTCCAGCCCGACCAGCTCGAGGGAGCCGAGATGCGCATCGGACGCGGCTGCGGCGCCTGTCGGGGTTCGGGCTACCGAGGTCGGATCGCGATCTTCGAGCTGCTGGTGCTGGGCGAGGAGGTCCGGGACGCGATCCTCGACCACAAGACCTCCTACGAGATTCGCCGGATCAGCCGCGAGCAATCGGGTCTCGTGAGCCTGTTCGAAGATGGCCTGGTGAAGGCCGCGCAGGGCCTCACGACCGTCTCCGAGCTCTATCGCATGTTGCCTCGCTTGGACGTACCGCGACCGCTCCCCGAGCTGTGGCGCATGGTGGGGAAGTAG
- a CDS encoding BtrH N-terminal domain-containing protein, with protein sequence MPIVEGYAHRTGEHCASTALRNLMAFRGTELSEGMVFGLASGLGFYYLEADGISPTRMFHGRTATLESDFGSNTGIGMVDRPEDDDARAWQLLREHIDHGEPVMLSTDTFYLGYHNTTSHFPGHRCVVVGYDDETEEVWIADRKYDTYQRCGYEELRAARNARDYPISCQNQWGDFRDAKPLTDLPGAIRRALRKNAHAMLDPHEALPAGIPAMRRLARALPDWSDATDWSWAARFGYQIILKRGAAGSFFRALYFEFLREAEGFCPGLGEHGLVPAIETIVTQWQELAVPLKEQSERETCDPGLFREAGAQVARLADAEQAFFERVLRATAA encoded by the coding sequence ATGCCGATCGTGGAAGGCTATGCGCACCGCACCGGCGAACACTGCGCCTCGACAGCGCTTCGGAACCTGATGGCGTTCCGCGGAACCGAGCTCTCCGAGGGGATGGTGTTCGGCCTCGCGAGCGGGCTGGGCTTCTACTACCTCGAGGCCGACGGCATCTCGCCCACGCGCATGTTCCATGGCCGCACGGCCACCCTCGAGAGCGATTTCGGATCGAACACCGGAATCGGAATGGTCGATCGTCCGGAAGACGACGACGCCCGGGCGTGGCAGCTCCTGCGCGAGCACATCGACCACGGCGAACCGGTGATGCTCTCGACGGACACCTTCTACCTCGGGTACCACAACACCACGAGCCACTTCCCAGGACACCGCTGCGTGGTGGTCGGCTACGACGACGAGACGGAAGAAGTCTGGATCGCCGACCGGAAGTACGACACCTACCAGCGCTGCGGCTACGAGGAACTGCGCGCCGCGCGCAACGCCCGCGACTATCCGATCTCCTGCCAGAACCAGTGGGGCGACTTCCGCGATGCGAAACCCCTCACCGATCTTCCCGGCGCGATCCGGCGCGCGCTCCGAAAGAACGCGCACGCCATGCTCGATCCCCACGAAGCGCTGCCGGCCGGCATTCCGGCGATGCGGCGACTGGCGCGCGCCCTCCCCGACTGGAGCGACGCAACCGACTGGTCCTGGGCCGCGCGCTTCGGCTATCAGATCATCCTGAAGCGAGGCGCCGCCGGCAGCTTCTTCCGCGCGCTCTACTTCGAGTTCCTCCGTGAGGCAGAAGGCTTCTGCCCGGGCCTCGGCGAGCACGGGCTCGTGCCCGCGATCGAAACGATCGTGACCCAGTGGCAGGAGCTCGCGGTTCCGCTGAAGGAGCAGAGCGAGCGCGAGACTTGCGACCCGGGCCTCTTCCGGGAGGCCGGCGCCCAGGTGGCACGACTCGCAGACGCCGAACAGGCGTTCTTCGAGCGGGTCCTCCGGGCCACCGCGGCCTGA
- the bioA gene encoding adenosylmethionine--8-amino-7-oxononanoate transaminase: MSGSDSLVARDARAVWHPYAAPAASPIFPVESAKGVRLRLTDGRELIDGMSSWWSAIHGYGHPVLQQAVADQLARMPHVMFGGLTHEPAVRLCERLVDMTPAGLSRVFLSDSGSVAVEVALKMALQVWQARGETGRQKFLTVRGGYHGDTFGAMGVCDPVTGMHTLFQDVLAEHVFVPRPACAFDAPCTPADTAELEAALEREGDRLAAIVLEPIVQGAGGMWFYAPDYLRRVRELCDRHGLLLVADEIATGFGRAGRLFACEYADVTPDILCVGKALTGGTMSLAATLASAAVCDAIASADPGVFMHGPTFMGNPLACAAANASLDLLEAEPWQPRVAGLEAQLKEQLEPARTQPGVADVRVLGAIGVVELETPVDMAVVQPAFVERGVWVRPFGRLVYTMPPYSIESADLAQLTRAMRDVIELHGEATVGA, encoded by the coding sequence ATGTCTGGTTCCGACTCCCTGGTGGCGCGCGACGCGCGCGCGGTCTGGCACCCCTACGCGGCTCCCGCCGCGTCCCCGATCTTCCCGGTCGAGAGCGCGAAGGGGGTCCGTCTGCGGCTCACCGATGGGCGCGAGCTGATCGACGGGATGTCGTCCTGGTGGTCGGCGATTCACGGCTACGGCCACCCGGTGCTGCAGCAAGCGGTGGCCGACCAGCTTGCGCGCATGCCCCACGTGATGTTCGGGGGCCTCACCCACGAGCCGGCCGTGCGGCTCTGCGAGCGACTCGTCGACATGACGCCCGCCGGGCTGTCGCGGGTCTTCCTGTCGGACTCGGGATCGGTGGCCGTCGAGGTCGCGCTCAAGATGGCGCTCCAGGTCTGGCAGGCGCGCGGCGAGACCGGGCGACAGAAGTTCTTGACGGTTCGCGGCGGCTACCACGGCGACACCTTCGGAGCGATGGGCGTCTGCGACCCGGTGACCGGGATGCACACCCTGTTTCAGGACGTGCTGGCCGAGCATGTCTTCGTGCCACGTCCCGCGTGTGCCTTCGACGCGCCGTGCACGCCCGCGGACACCGCCGAGCTCGAGGCGGCGCTCGAACGGGAGGGGGATCGCCTGGCGGCCATCGTCCTCGAGCCGATCGTGCAGGGGGCGGGCGGCATGTGGTTCTACGCGCCCGACTACCTGCGCCGCGTGCGCGAGCTCTGCGATCGCCATGGGCTCCTGCTGGTGGCGGACGAGATCGCCACGGGCTTCGGTCGCGCCGGTCGGCTCTTCGCCTGCGAGTATGCCGACGTCACGCCGGACATCTTGTGTGTGGGGAAGGCGCTGACGGGCGGCACGATGAGTCTCGCGGCGACCCTGGCCAGCGCGGCGGTTTGCGACGCGATCGCGAGCGCCGACCCGGGCGTCTTCATGCACGGCCCGACCTTCATGGGGAACCCACTCGCTTGTGCCGCGGCGAACGCCAGCCTGGATCTGCTCGAAGCCGAGCCCTGGCAGCCGCGGGTCGCGGGCCTCGAGGCCCAGCTCAAGGAGCAGCTGGAGCCCGCGCGCACACAGCCGGGAGTCGCGGACGTTCGTGTGCTCGGCGCCATCGGAGTGGTCGAGCTCGAGACGCCGGTGGACATGGCCGTCGTGCAGCCGGCGTTCGTCGAGCGGGGTGTCTGGGTGCGGCCCTTCGGCCGGCTCGTCTACACCATGCCGCCCTACAGCATCGAGAGCGCCGATCTCGCCCAGCTCACGCGCGCGATGCGCGACGTGATCGAGCTCCACGGCGAAGCCACAGTCGGGGCGTAG
- a CDS encoding carboxyl transferase domain-containing protein has product MPHQSLLVANRGEIAIRVMRAAAARGLRSVAVFSEDERDALHVRKADAAEALSGEGAAAYLDPDALVAAAQRAGCDAVHPGYGFLSESAAFAERCSAAGLTFVGPTPGALELFGDKARARALAIECGVPVIEGTEGATTLEDARAFLASLGPGASAMIKAISGGGGRGVRPVHSVEELEKAFARCSSEAAAAFGNGDLYVERWLPSARHVEVQIAGDAAGELVHFGERECSTQRRHQKLIELAPAPWLEDGLRQRIWDAAIALGRAAGYTGVGTIEFLVDATRPDAFTFMEANARLQVEHTVTEEVTGVDLVSLQLDLAEGRSLAELGFSQPEIPRARGHAIQLRINTEKLRKKDGLALPASGTLTAFEPPGGLGVRVDTAGHVGYQTNPRFDSLLAKLVVHSPSRDFTDALNRAYRALCEFRIEGIQTNRGLLQALVKHPAFAAQEITTRFVEEHAAELVAAADDEHARLHAESAPPASPAPSTATPRAGAQTVGAQIDASDPLAVLDHGKSTGAAVSAPTAPAPALAEAASGPPGTVAQRAPLQGTIVSVAVAPGDAVAAGAPLLVLEAMKMEHVIEADRSGVVRAIPVREGDTVAEDHPLVFLEEADVAAERRDDASAADLDRIRPDLAEALERHAVGHDERRPDAVARRRKTGQRTARENIADLCDAESFIEYGPLALAAQRRRRTLEDLIEKTPGDGLVAGVGTVNAEAFGEERARCMVLSYDYTVLAGTQGLQNHRKKDRMFELAEQWRLPVVFFTEGGGGRPGDTDGAGVAGLDCWAFAYWGKLSGLVPMVGINSGRCFAGNAALLGCCDVVIATANSNIGMGGPAMIEGGGLGVFRPEEVGPMTDQVPNGVVDIAVEDEAEAVEVAKQYLAYFQGPLDSGDAGDPRLLRQVIPENRLRIYDVRRVIELLADTGSVLELRRGFGHGMVTALARIEGRPMGILANNPQHLAGAIDSAGADKAARFMQLCDAHDLPILFLCDTPGIMVGPEVEKTGLVRHAARMFVTGASLTVPFFTIVLRKGYGLGAQAMAGGSFKAPMFTVAWPTGEFGGMGLEGAVKLGYRNELAAETDPEKRRALFDEMVARMYEHGKGVNMSSVFEIDDVIDPADSRRWILRALASVPPSPPRTEKKRPCIDTW; this is encoded by the coding sequence ATGCCCCACCAGAGCCTGTTGGTCGCCAACCGCGGCGAGATCGCCATTCGCGTGATGCGCGCCGCTGCCGCACGCGGGTTGCGGAGCGTCGCGGTGTTCTCGGAAGACGAGAGGGACGCACTTCACGTGCGCAAGGCCGATGCCGCTGAGGCCCTCTCTGGGGAGGGAGCCGCGGCCTACCTGGACCCCGACGCGCTGGTCGCGGCGGCACAGCGCGCGGGCTGCGATGCGGTCCACCCGGGCTACGGCTTCTTGTCAGAGAGCGCCGCGTTCGCCGAGCGCTGCAGCGCCGCCGGGTTGACCTTCGTGGGGCCGACACCCGGAGCCCTCGAACTCTTCGGCGACAAGGCGCGTGCCCGCGCCCTCGCAATCGAGTGCGGCGTGCCGGTCATCGAAGGCACCGAGGGCGCCACCACCCTCGAAGATGCGAGGGCCTTCCTCGCTTCGCTCGGCCCGGGCGCGTCGGCGATGATCAAGGCGATCTCCGGGGGCGGGGGGCGCGGCGTGCGGCCCGTACATTCGGTCGAGGAGCTCGAGAAAGCGTTCGCACGCTGCTCGAGCGAAGCCGCGGCTGCGTTCGGCAACGGGGATCTCTACGTCGAGCGTTGGCTGCCCTCCGCGCGTCACGTCGAGGTGCAGATCGCCGGTGACGCCGCGGGCGAGCTGGTCCACTTCGGCGAACGCGAGTGCAGCACCCAGCGGCGACACCAGAAGCTGATCGAGCTCGCGCCGGCCCCGTGGTTGGAGGACGGGCTGCGTCAGCGCATCTGGGACGCGGCGATCGCGCTCGGTCGCGCCGCCGGATACACCGGGGTGGGCACCATCGAGTTCCTGGTGGACGCCACGCGACCCGACGCGTTCACCTTCATGGAGGCGAACGCCCGCCTCCAGGTCGAACACACGGTGACCGAGGAGGTCACCGGCGTCGATCTCGTGTCCCTGCAGCTCGATCTCGCCGAAGGGCGCTCGCTCGCCGAGCTGGGGTTCTCGCAGCCCGAGATTCCCCGGGCGCGCGGCCACGCGATCCAGCTGCGCATCAACACCGAGAAGCTGCGCAAGAAGGACGGTCTCGCGCTGCCCGCCTCGGGAACGCTGACCGCCTTCGAACCGCCGGGCGGGTTGGGCGTGCGCGTCGATACGGCCGGCCACGTCGGCTATCAGACGAATCCGCGCTTCGACTCCCTGCTCGCGAAGCTGGTCGTGCACTCGCCGTCGCGCGATTTCACCGATGCGTTGAACCGCGCCTACCGCGCGCTCTGCGAGTTCCGCATCGAGGGGATCCAGACCAACCGCGGACTCTTGCAGGCCCTGGTGAAGCATCCGGCCTTCGCGGCCCAGGAGATCACGACGCGGTTCGTGGAAGAGCACGCGGCCGAACTGGTCGCCGCCGCCGACGACGAGCACGCTCGCCTCCACGCCGAGTCGGCCCCGCCAGCGTCCCCTGCGCCCTCGACCGCGACGCCGCGGGCCGGGGCCCAGACCGTGGGCGCCCAGATCGACGCCAGCGATCCCCTCGCCGTTCTCGATCACGGCAAATCGACGGGCGCCGCCGTTTCCGCCCCGACCGCACCTGCCCCGGCGCTGGCCGAAGCGGCCTCGGGCCCGCCGGGGACGGTGGCCCAGCGCGCTCCCTTGCAGGGGACGATCGTCAGCGTGGCGGTGGCACCGGGAGATGCCGTGGCGGCAGGCGCTCCGCTCCTCGTGCTCGAAGCCATGAAGATGGAGCACGTGATCGAAGCCGATCGCAGTGGCGTGGTCCGGGCCATTCCCGTGCGCGAGGGCGACACCGTCGCGGAGGATCACCCGCTGGTGTTCCTCGAAGAGGCGGATGTCGCGGCCGAGCGGCGAGACGACGCGTCCGCCGCGGATCTCGATCGGATCCGTCCGGATCTGGCCGAGGCCCTCGAGCGCCATGCGGTCGGGCACGACGAACGGCGCCCGGACGCGGTGGCGCGTCGCCGCAAGACCGGGCAGCGCACGGCGCGAGAGAACATCGCCGATCTCTGCGATGCCGAGAGCTTCATTGAGTACGGACCGCTGGCCCTCGCCGCCCAGCGTCGGCGTCGCACCCTCGAAGACCTGATCGAGAAGACGCCGGGCGATGGACTCGTCGCGGGTGTCGGCACCGTGAATGCCGAGGCCTTCGGAGAGGAGCGCGCCCGCTGCATGGTGCTCTCCTACGACTACACCGTGCTTGCCGGGACCCAGGGGCTGCAGAACCACCGCAAGAAGGACCGCATGTTCGAGCTCGCCGAGCAGTGGCGTTTGCCCGTCGTGTTCTTCACCGAGGGCGGCGGTGGCCGGCCGGGGGACACGGATGGCGCTGGTGTCGCGGGGCTCGACTGCTGGGCCTTCGCGTACTGGGGAAAGCTCTCCGGGCTGGTGCCGATGGTGGGCATCAACTCGGGACGCTGCTTTGCCGGGAACGCAGCGCTCCTCGGCTGCTGCGACGTCGTGATCGCCACCGCCAACTCGAACATCGGCATGGGCGGTCCGGCCATGATCGAGGGCGGCGGGCTCGGCGTGTTCCGGCCCGAGGAAGTCGGCCCGATGACCGACCAGGTCCCGAATGGCGTCGTCGACATCGCCGTCGAGGACGAGGCCGAAGCGGTCGAGGTGGCGAAGCAGTACCTCGCGTACTTCCAGGGGCCGCTCGACAGCGGGGACGCCGGGGACCCGCGCCTGCTGCGCCAGGTGATCCCCGAGAACCGGCTGCGCATCTACGACGTGCGCCGCGTGATCGAACTACTGGCCGACACGGGCAGCGTGCTCGAGCTGCGGCGCGGTTTCGGTCACGGCATGGTGACGGCGCTGGCCCGCATCGAGGGCCGGCCGATGGGGATCCTCGCGAACAACCCCCAGCATCTCGCAGGAGCGATCGACAGCGCGGGGGCCGACAAGGCGGCGCGTTTCATGCAGCTCTGCGACGCCCACGATCTCCCGATCCTCTTCCTCTGCGACACGCCCGGCATCATGGTCGGCCCCGAGGTCGAGAAGACCGGGTTGGTGCGGCACGCGGCGCGCATGTTCGTGACCGGGGCGAGCCTGACGGTGCCGTTCTTCACGATCGTTCTGCGCAAGGGCTACGGCCTCGGCGCCCAGGCCATGGCCGGGGGCAGCTTCAAGGCGCCGATGTTCACCGTGGCCTGGCCAACCGGCGAGTTCGGCGGAATGGGCCTCGAAGGCGCCGTCAAGCTCGGGTACCGCAACGAGCTCGCGGCCGAGACCGATCCCGAGAAGCGTCGTGCCCTCTTCGACGAAATGGTCGCCCGCATGTACGAGCACGGGAAGGGCGTGAACATGTCGTCGGTCTTCGAGATCGACGACGTGATCGATCCGGCCGACTCCCGGCGCTGGATCCTCCGGGCGCTGGCGTCGGTTCCGCCGAGTCCGCCCCGGACCGAGAAGAAGCGACCCTGCATCGACACCTGGTAG
- a CDS encoding DUF4870 domain-containing protein, translated as MAAPSPSPGSSTGLDSNIAGALCYALGFITGIVFLVIEREDRDVRFHAYQSLGVFFSIFVVSVVAGWVPLIGWLIALLLTPVTVILWLVLMIKAFQGEQWRVPVVGDWAAEQADRS; from the coding sequence ATGGCCGCACCGTCTCCGAGCCCGGGCTCATCTACGGGGCTCGACTCCAACATCGCCGGCGCCCTCTGCTACGCCCTCGGCTTCATCACCGGGATCGTCTTCCTCGTGATCGAGCGCGAGGACCGCGACGTCCGCTTCCACGCCTACCAGTCGCTCGGCGTCTTCTTCTCGATCTTCGTGGTGTCGGTGGTGGCGGGCTGGGTGCCGCTGATCGGCTGGCTGATCGCCCTGCTCCTGACGCCGGTCACCGTGATCCTGTGGCTCGTCCTGATGATCAAGGCCTTCCAGGGAGAGCAGTGGCGGGTGCCTGTCGTCGGCGACTGGGCCGCGGAACAGGCTGACCGCAGCTGA